From the genome of Psychroserpens ponticola, one region includes:
- a CDS encoding alpha-amylase family glycosyl hydrolase, whose product MKKILLLLLLISFYSKAQVSLSVGAIEVDQPVTITLDINNTVDTDCNGITNPTSVYMHSGIGDNSDAFGFNVIGNWGLDDGVGQMTNQGGGIYTITITPQTYYGLTQPQADAATQIGMVFRNEDGTQELKEDGCNDYIFSVGTVSIVITEPSASEVVINSGDDLTVKSIIYFQGSSTVQGSYEIFYNNVSVGTGTCGFPNCTYTIPNITESGTVRVVGSPPAPNSSESGETSFEVFVVTAVTEEVLPTGVEDGINYSSNQTKATLVLTAPGKEFIQIAGSFNNYTPTNSDVMKRDPSTGKYWLELTGLTPGQIETYQYWVFDTNPIADSPGLVKTADPFSTLVLSPFDDPYIPSNSYPNLPTYPAGQEREVTVLQTGQTPYNWQVANFNKPKKEDLVVYEVLIRDFDADRNYQNLIDRIDYFKNLNVNAIQLMPIMEYEGNESWGYNTSFHMALDKYYGTEDKFKEFVDLCHQNDIAVILDVALNHAFGRNPMNRMWMNDPDGDGWGEPNSENPYFNEVPKHSYNVGSDFNHQSTLTQEYTRRVVKHWIEEFKIDGFRWDLTKGFTQMCENNEGCTNSYQQDRVDILKTYADYSWSLDDTHYVIFEHLGSENEEKEWANHRYNEGKGVMMWAKMTDPYSQLTMGYNSNNNINGIGHKSRSQFQGPRVMGYTESHDEERLMYKNVTFGNQSNGSHNVTDLNTALSRMSALGAVSITVPGPKMLWHFAPLGMDNSIFTCPDGSVDDDGCKLDTKPQPQWTENWLGDSNRRQIYDDWARLITLKINEPVFEGDYTITSGNLTPRIDIFDTSLPGTEIKNVVILANFDVVSKTMNTNFPTGGNWYDLMDNTGNTTYSAATITIPAGQFRIFGNLPSTLSNETFTATESFSIYPNPVNTSFKTNKAFENLQIFDITGKLVKSFNGEFTKNDAYDISDLSPSLYLVKIENKNGQTLTSKILKL is encoded by the coding sequence ATGAAAAAAATTTTACTCCTATTATTATTAATATCATTCTATTCTAAAGCTCAAGTTTCTCTTAGTGTAGGAGCTATTGAAGTAGATCAACCTGTTACTATTACCCTTGACATAAACAATACTGTTGATACAGACTGTAATGGAATTACTAATCCAACTAGTGTTTACATGCACTCAGGAATTGGTGATAATTCAGATGCTTTTGGATTTAATGTTATTGGTAATTGGGGACTAGATGATGGTGTTGGGCAAATGACAAATCAAGGTGGCGGAATATATACTATTACGATAACTCCACAAACTTATTACGGATTAACACAACCTCAAGCTGATGCAGCAACTCAAATAGGAATGGTCTTTAGAAATGAAGATGGAACTCAAGAGTTAAAAGAGGATGGTTGTAATGATTATATATTTTCAGTTGGTACTGTGAGTATTGTTATAACAGAACCTTCAGCTTCTGAAGTTGTAATAAATTCAGGTGACGACTTAACTGTTAAATCTATAATATATTTTCAAGGATCATCAACAGTGCAAGGAAGTTATGAAATTTTCTACAATAACGTGTCTGTTGGAACTGGAACTTGTGGGTTTCCTAATTGCACATATACAATACCAAATATAACTGAAAGTGGCACTGTTCGTGTTGTTGGTTCTCCTCCTGCTCCTAATTCAAGTGAATCAGGTGAAACAAGTTTTGAGGTCTTTGTCGTAACTGCTGTAACTGAAGAAGTACTTCCTACTGGTGTTGAAGATGGAATTAACTACAGCTCTAATCAAACAAAAGCAACCTTAGTATTAACAGCACCTGGAAAAGAATTCATTCAAATAGCTGGAAGTTTCAACAATTATACACCTACAAATTCAGACGTAATGAAACGTGATCCTAGTACAGGAAAATATTGGTTAGAACTTACTGGTTTAACACCTGGTCAAATTGAAACTTACCAATATTGGGTTTTTGATACTAATCCTATCGCTGATTCTCCAGGACTTGTTAAGACTGCAGATCCATTTTCAACTTTAGTATTATCACCTTTTGATGATCCGTACATTCCAAGTAATAGTTATCCAAACTTACCAACGTATCCAGCTGGACAAGAACGAGAGGTTACTGTTTTACAAACAGGACAAACACCATATAATTGGCAAGTTGCAAACTTCAATAAACCAAAAAAAGAAGACTTAGTAGTTTATGAAGTCTTAATCAGAGATTTTGATGCTGATAGAAATTATCAAAACTTAATTGACCGTATTGATTACTTTAAAAATCTTAATGTCAATGCTATTCAGTTAATGCCAATTATGGAATATGAAGGGAATGAAAGTTGGGGATACAACACATCTTTTCATATGGCTTTAGATAAGTATTATGGTACAGAAGATAAATTTAAAGAATTTGTAGATCTATGTCACCAAAATGATATTGCAGTTATTCTAGATGTTGCATTAAATCATGCATTCGGAAGAAATCCAATGAACAGAATGTGGATGAATGATCCTGATGGTGATGGTTGGGGTGAACCAAATAGTGAAAACCCTTATTTTAATGAAGTTCCAAAACACAGTTATAATGTTGGTTCTGATTTTAATCACCAAAGTACTTTAACTCAAGAATACACAAGACGTGTTGTTAAACATTGGATTGAAGAATTCAAGATAGATGGATTCCGTTGGGATTTAACAAAAGGGTTTACTCAAATGTGCGAAAATAATGAAGGATGTACTAATAGTTACCAACAAGACCGTGTAGATATATTAAAAACCTATGCAGATTATTCTTGGTCATTAGATGATACGCATTATGTTATTTTTGAACATTTAGGATCAGAGAATGAAGAGAAAGAATGGGCAAATCATCGTTATAATGAAGGTAAAGGTGTAATGATGTGGGCTAAAATGACAGACCCTTATAGTCAACTTACAATGGGTTATAACTCTAACAATAACATCAACGGTATTGGTCACAAATCGCGTTCACAATTTCAAGGCCCAAGAGTTATGGGTTATACTGAAAGTCATGATGAAGAACGTTTAATGTACAAAAATGTAACTTTTGGGAATCAATCTAATGGTTCACATAATGTTACAGATTTAAACACTGCGCTTTCAAGAATGTCAGCTTTAGGTGCTGTTTCAATAACGGTTCCTGGTCCAAAAATGTTATGGCATTTTGCACCTTTAGGAATGGATAATTCAATATTTACTTGCCCAGATGGAAGTGTTGATGACGATGGTTGTAAATTAGACACAAAACCACAACCTCAATGGACAGAAAACTGGTTAGGTGATTCTAATAGAAGACAAATCTATGACGATTGGGCAAGATTAATTACTTTAAAAATTAATGAGCCAGTATTTGAAGGAGATTACACAATTACTTCAGGAAATTTAACTCCACGAATTGATATTTTCGATACTAGTCTTCCAGGTACTGAAATTAAAAATGTTGTCATATTAGCCAATTTTGATGTAGTTTCTAAAACTATGAATACTAACTTTCCTACTGGTGGAAATTGGTATGACTTAATGGATAACACTGGTAATACGACATACAGTGCTGCAACAATTACGATTCCAGCTGGTCAGTTTCGAATATTTGGGAATTTACCTTCAACCTTAAGTAATGAGACATTTACTGCTACTGAATCTTTTAGTATTTATCCTAATCCAGTAAACACATCATTTAAAACAAATAAAGCATTTGAAAACTTACAAATATTTGATATTACTGGAAAATTAGTAAAATCATTTAATGGTGAATTCACTAAAAATGACGCTTATGATATTTCAGATTTATCACCAAGTCTTTATTTAGTTAAGATTGAAAATAAAAATGGTCAAACTTTGACTTCAAAAATATTAAAACTTTAA
- a CDS encoding M90 family metallopeptidase, with amino-acid sequence MVYILIFVVILLFTIHFYRKAKRHSVKSFPEHWNKLLMENVLYYQNLSEDKQLVFQQRMMQFLSEVYIDGVQCELEELDKILIAASAVIPVFGFKEWHYTNLSGILLYPDNFNEDMGFSSKDNSRNIGGLVGNGRFEKQMILSKKALYHGFNNTSDKSNTGIHEFVHLIDKLDDRTDGVPERLLEHQYAIPWLNLIHKEMEAINDNHSDIRKYGGTNQAEFFAVASEYFFERPDLFKKKHPELYKMLGECFKQKPNH; translated from the coding sequence ATGGTCTATATTTTAATTTTTGTGGTGATTCTTCTGTTTACTATTCATTTTTATCGAAAAGCGAAACGGCATAGCGTAAAGTCATTTCCAGAGCATTGGAACAAATTATTAATGGAGAATGTTCTCTATTACCAGAATCTTTCAGAAGACAAGCAACTTGTTTTTCAGCAACGAATGATGCAATTTTTAAGTGAAGTTTATATAGATGGTGTGCAGTGTGAATTAGAAGAATTAGACAAAATTTTAATTGCAGCTAGTGCGGTAATTCCTGTTTTTGGCTTTAAAGAATGGCACTACACCAATTTAAGTGGCATCCTCTTATATCCAGATAATTTTAATGAGGATATGGGATTTAGCAGTAAAGATAACTCACGAAATATCGGCGGATTAGTCGGAAATGGACGTTTTGAGAAACAAATGATTTTATCAAAAAAAGCATTGTATCATGGTTTTAATAATACAAGTGATAAAAGCAATACAGGTATACACGAATTTGTACATCTTATAGATAAGTTAGATGATAGAACAGATGGTGTGCCAGAGCGACTATTAGAGCATCAATATGCAATACCTTGGTTAAATTTAATCCATAAAGAAATGGAAGCGATAAATGATAACCATTCTGATATCCGAAAATATGGAGGCACAAATCAGGCAGAATTCTTTGCAGTAGCCTCAGAATATTTCTTCGAGCGTCCAGATTTGTTTAAAAAGAAGCATCCTGAACTATATAAAATGTTAGGTGAGTGTTTTAAACAGAAGCCAAATCATTAA
- a CDS encoding heavy-metal-associated domain-containing protein: MKTLKFKTNINCGGCVSKVTPFLNKQEGVERWKVDTTNPDKILTIESDGATEEDVKATLQKVGFKAESVD, from the coding sequence ATGAAAACTTTAAAATTTAAAACAAATATCAATTGTGGTGGGTGTGTATCAAAAGTGACCCCCTTTTTAAACAAACAAGAGGGAGTAGAACGTTGGAAAGTGGATACCACTAATCCAGATAAAATTCTAACTATTGAAAGCGACGGTGCTACCGAAGAAGATGTAAAGGCTACATTGCAAAAAGTTGGGTTCAAGGCTGAATCTGTAGATTAA
- a CDS encoding heavy metal translocating P-type ATPase, whose protein sequence is METINVFETKEKNHKQGIKESFPVTGMTCASCAASVESVLKHTEGVFDASVNFANSSVLVEYDKELSPNQIQNALREVGYDIIIDAENPSEVQQELQQKHYQDIKYRTIWSAILTLPIFILGMFFMQWEPGKWISLALTIPILFWFGRSFFINAYKQTKYGKANMDSLVALSTGIAFLFSIFNTFFPEFWLSRGIEPHVYYEAATVIITFISLGKLLEEKAKSNTSSAIKKLMGLQPKTLKIIENGEEKEIPISSVQVGQTILVRPGEKIPVDGKVSKGSSYVDESMITGEPVPVEKSKGEKVFAGTVNQKGSFQFTAEKVGGETLLSQIIKMVQEAQGSKAPVQKLVDKIAGIFVPVVLGISIITFIVWMSVGGDNGFSQALLTSVAVLVIACPCALGLATPTAIMVGIGKGAENNILIKDAESLELGHKVNAVILDKTGTITEGKPLVTDILWRDKLENDNEYKEILLAIESQSEHPLAEAVVNHLKEQNIEQAEIVSFESITGKGVQAENRNGSKYYVGNHKLMLEKNIEIESSLMQTAESLEEQAKTVIFFGNEKQVLAILAIADKIKETSKKAIETLQERGIEVYMLTGDNNKTAAAVAKQVGISNYQGEVMPSDKAAFVEKLQAEGKIVAMVGDGINDSHALAQANVSIAMGKGSDIAMDVAKMTLITSDLQSIPKALELSKRTVLGIRQNLFWAFIYNIIGIPIAAGVLYPINGFLLDPMIAGMAMAFSSVSVVANSLRLKRIKL, encoded by the coding sequence ATGGAGACAATTAACGTATTTGAAACCAAAGAAAAGAACCATAAACAGGGAATAAAAGAATCATTTCCCGTTACAGGAATGACCTGTGCATCTTGTGCAGCGAGCGTTGAATCTGTATTAAAACACACAGAAGGTGTATTTGATGCAAGCGTCAATTTCGCAAATAGTTCTGTTCTTGTGGAATACGATAAGGAGTTGAGTCCAAATCAAATTCAAAACGCGCTTCGTGAGGTAGGTTATGATATTATCATAGATGCAGAAAACCCTTCAGAAGTACAACAAGAACTTCAGCAGAAGCACTACCAAGATATAAAATACCGTACCATCTGGTCAGCTATTCTTACTCTTCCAATTTTTATTTTAGGAATGTTTTTTATGCAATGGGAACCTGGGAAATGGATATCCTTGGCATTAACTATTCCTATCTTATTTTGGTTTGGGCGCAGCTTTTTTATCAATGCTTATAAGCAAACCAAATACGGTAAAGCAAATATGGATTCCTTGGTAGCCCTGAGTACCGGAATCGCTTTTTTGTTTAGTATATTCAATACGTTTTTTCCTGAATTTTGGTTGAGTCGAGGTATAGAGCCTCATGTCTATTATGAAGCAGCAACGGTAATTATTACATTTATTTCGTTGGGAAAACTATTGGAAGAAAAGGCAAAGTCAAATACTTCTTCGGCTATTAAAAAGCTGATGGGGTTACAGCCTAAAACTTTAAAAATTATTGAGAATGGAGAAGAGAAGGAAATTCCCATTTCATCAGTACAAGTTGGTCAAACTATTTTGGTTCGTCCAGGAGAAAAGATTCCTGTAGATGGAAAAGTTTCCAAAGGAAGCTCGTATGTAGATGAAAGTATGATTACAGGAGAGCCTGTTCCAGTAGAAAAATCAAAGGGTGAAAAAGTTTTCGCAGGTACTGTAAACCAAAAAGGAAGTTTTCAATTTACTGCCGAAAAAGTAGGTGGAGAAACCTTGTTGTCCCAAATCATTAAAATGGTTCAGGAAGCGCAAGGTAGCAAAGCACCTGTACAAAAACTGGTCGACAAAATTGCAGGAATATTTGTTCCTGTTGTTCTAGGGATATCTATCATTACGTTCATCGTTTGGATGTCTGTAGGAGGCGATAATGGATTTTCACAAGCCTTATTAACTTCTGTAGCAGTATTGGTTATTGCTTGTCCTTGTGCATTAGGATTGGCAACACCAACCGCCATAATGGTGGGTATTGGCAAAGGAGCTGAAAATAATATTCTCATTAAAGATGCCGAAAGTTTAGAGCTCGGTCATAAAGTGAATGCTGTCATTCTTGATAAAACAGGCACAATTACAGAAGGAAAACCATTAGTAACTGATATCCTTTGGAGGGATAAACTTGAAAATGACAATGAATACAAGGAAATTCTTTTGGCTATCGAGTCACAATCAGAACATCCTTTGGCGGAAGCAGTGGTCAACCATTTAAAGGAACAAAATATTGAACAAGCTGAAATTGTTTCCTTCGAAAGTATTACAGGCAAAGGTGTTCAAGCTGAAAACAGAAACGGTTCAAAATATTATGTAGGTAACCATAAATTAATGCTTGAGAAAAATATTGAAATTGAATCTTCTTTAATGCAAACAGCAGAAAGTCTCGAAGAGCAGGCTAAAACGGTTATATTCTTTGGTAATGAAAAACAAGTGCTGGCGATACTCGCCATTGCAGACAAGATTAAGGAAACTTCAAAAAAGGCTATAGAAACTCTTCAAGAAAGAGGAATCGAAGTCTATATGCTTACAGGAGATAATAATAAAACCGCAGCTGCTGTAGCAAAACAGGTAGGAATATCAAATTACCAAGGAGAAGTAATGCCTTCGGACAAAGCTGCTTTTGTTGAAAAATTACAAGCAGAAGGGAAAATAGTGGCGATGGTTGGCGATGGCATCAACGATTCTCACGCTTTAGCCCAGGCTAATGTAAGTATTGCCATGGGTAAAGGTTCGGACATAGCAATGGATGTAGCAAAAATGACGTTGATAACGTCAGATTTGCAATCCATTCCAAAAGCATTGGAACTGTCAAAAAGAACCGTGTTGGGCATACGTCAGAATCTATTTTGGGCATTCATTTATAATATTATCGGTATTCCTATTGCAGCAGGAGTGTTGTATCCCATAAATGGGTTTTTATTAGACCCAATGATTGCTGGAATGGCAATGGCGTTCAGCAGCGTATCTGTAGTTGCAAATAGTTTAAGACTTAAACGAATAAAACTTTAA
- a CDS encoding cation transporter, translating into MKKTVFEISKMDCPSEENLIRMKLDGISSIANLDFDITNRKLTVFHQGQIEEIEQSILQLNLGAKLLTTEEIDQIEFKEETNQKKLLWTVLAINFAFFIIEMTTGFISKSMGLVADSLDMLADSFVYGISLFAVGRTLIKKKRIAKLAGYFQITLAIIGFLEVLRRFFNEEKLPNFSTMIIVSIFALIANGICLYLLQKSKSKDEAHMKASMIFTSNDVIINTGVIIAGLLVYWLNSNKPDLIIGTIVFVLVIQGAFRILKLSK; encoded by the coding sequence ATGAAAAAAACAGTATTTGAAATATCTAAAATGGACTGTCCTTCAGAGGAAAATTTAATCCGAATGAAATTGGATGGGATTTCGAGTATAGCGAATCTCGATTTTGATATTACTAACCGAAAACTGACCGTTTTTCACCAAGGTCAAATTGAGGAAATAGAACAATCAATTTTACAACTTAATTTAGGCGCAAAATTATTGACAACAGAAGAAATAGACCAAATCGAATTCAAAGAAGAAACAAATCAAAAAAAATTACTTTGGACAGTTCTCGCAATCAACTTTGCTTTTTTTATTATTGAAATGACAACTGGCTTCATTTCAAAATCAATGGGACTTGTTGCGGACAGTTTGGATATGTTAGCAGACAGTTTCGTTTACGGAATTAGTTTGTTTGCTGTTGGTAGAACGTTGATTAAAAAAAAGCGGATTGCAAAACTTGCTGGATATTTCCAAATCACACTCGCGATTATCGGATTTTTAGAAGTTTTAAGGAGATTCTTTAATGAAGAAAAACTACCTAATTTTTCGACAATGATTATCGTTTCTATTTTTGCTCTTATCGCAAATGGAATTTGTTTGTACTTGCTTCAAAAATCGAAAAGTAAAGACGAAGCTCATATGAAAGCAAGTATGATTTTTACCTCAAATGATGTAATAATCAATACAGGTGTAATAATTGCTGGACTTTTAGTCTACTGGTTAAATTCCAATAAACCAGATTTGATTATAGGAACGATTGTCTTTGTTTTGGTAATTCAGGGTGCATTTAGGATACTTAAATTGAGTAAGTGA
- a CDS encoding TonB-dependent receptor: MAKAFLTSLFFAISFISFAQNSDISIFITDAETNEPLPGATVYFEEFEKGAITDFNGIAKFTEIPNGNHILKISYVGFKTIETTIEVGAKKTFTFKLKPGGNELDEVVIQSSRSTRTVKKIPTRIEFIGAEELGEKAVMNPTNISMVLRESTGIQMQQTSLSSGNTNIRIQGLDGRYTQLLRDGFPLYSGFSSGLSILQIPPLDLKQFEIIKGSSSTLYGGGAIAGLINMVSKTPDEEPTLNIMLTQTQALGSTANVFYSKRNEKFGISLYGSGHYQKAYDPEDDGFSNLPKTTSLSFNPKFFYYPSEKTTFWIGLNGTYDDRIGGDITKIESGENGIHQYTEENISKRLSGQAVYQTQIDSVSTLNIKNSISFFDRKLTIPDFSFDGKQTNTFTEITYQRASQKTDWIFGANLYSSNFDENNNAALQRDQKDLTYGMFVNNIYDISDNWILETGLRADYNTDFGFFPLPRISLLYKNNSGFSSRIGGGLGYKIPDIFTEEAENINFENVLAIDKAVLKAERSNGVNFDMNYQTRLFDAVGFSVNQLFYVSAINKGLLLNSTNDGFFTFENATDKIISKGAETNIKFTYKDFRWFINYALIDTKLNYLAGNPQKPLTAKYNAGSILMYESDKWRIGYETFYTGKQFLSNGTETTDFVTMGFVAIRNFKWGTTFVNFENFTDRRQSRFSPLVLPPHDNPVFPEIYAPTDGFIFSIGVIIKPFGNEDND; encoded by the coding sequence ATGGCAAAAGCATTTTTAACTTCATTATTTTTCGCTATATCATTTATTTCCTTCGCACAGAACAGCGATATTTCTATTTTCATTACTGATGCAGAAACCAACGAGCCATTACCTGGAGCAACCGTTTATTTCGAGGAATTTGAAAAAGGAGCGATTACTGATTTTAACGGTATTGCAAAGTTTACAGAAATTCCGAACGGAAACCATATCCTCAAAATTTCATACGTAGGTTTTAAAACCATAGAAACAACTATTGAAGTTGGCGCAAAAAAAACGTTCACTTTCAAACTTAAACCTGGCGGAAATGAACTGGACGAAGTAGTCATACAATCTTCACGAAGTACGAGGACCGTCAAGAAAATTCCAACGAGAATAGAATTTATTGGAGCAGAGGAATTAGGCGAAAAAGCGGTTATGAATCCTACAAATATTTCAATGGTGCTTCGTGAAAGTACAGGAATACAAATGCAACAAACCTCATTAAGTAGTGGAAATACAAATATTAGAATTCAGGGTTTGGATGGCCGATACACACAACTTTTAAGAGACGGATTTCCTTTATATAGTGGTTTTTCCAGCGGTTTAAGTATTTTACAAATTCCGCCATTAGACTTAAAGCAATTTGAAATCATTAAAGGAAGTTCTTCAACACTCTATGGTGGTGGAGCTATTGCTGGTTTGATAAATATGGTATCTAAAACACCTGACGAAGAACCTACTCTGAATATTATGTTGACCCAAACACAGGCATTGGGAAGTACAGCGAATGTATTTTACAGCAAACGGAATGAAAAGTTTGGAATTTCTCTATACGGTTCTGGTCATTACCAAAAAGCGTATGACCCAGAAGATGATGGTTTTAGCAATCTGCCAAAAACTACTTCGTTGTCTTTTAACCCCAAATTCTTTTATTATCCTTCAGAAAAAACAACTTTTTGGATAGGACTAAATGGTACTTATGATGACAGAATTGGTGGCGACATCACAAAAATTGAAAGTGGAGAAAATGGAATCCATCAATATACCGAAGAAAATATCTCAAAAAGATTGAGCGGTCAAGCAGTTTATCAAACTCAAATAGATTCGGTAAGCACTTTAAATATCAAAAATAGTATATCGTTTTTCGATAGAAAACTTACAATTCCAGATTTTAGTTTTGATGGTAAACAAACCAATACATTCACAGAAATTACATATCAAAGAGCATCTCAAAAAACAGACTGGATTTTTGGTGCAAATTTATACTCATCAAATTTTGATGAAAATAATAATGCAGCATTACAACGCGACCAAAAAGACCTTACCTATGGAATGTTTGTCAACAACATTTACGACATTTCAGATAATTGGATTTTAGAAACAGGATTAAGAGCAGACTACAATACGGATTTCGGTTTTTTTCCGCTACCAAGGATTTCCTTACTTTATAAGAATAATAGCGGATTTTCAAGCAGAATTGGTGGTGGTTTAGGCTATAAAATTCCTGATATTTTTACAGAAGAAGCTGAAAATATAAATTTTGAAAATGTTCTCGCCATAGATAAAGCTGTACTTAAAGCCGAACGTTCTAATGGTGTTAATTTTGATATGAACTACCAAACAAGGTTATTCGATGCGGTAGGTTTTAGCGTTAACCAACTCTTCTACGTTTCAGCTATTAACAAAGGACTATTATTAAATTCAACAAATGATGGGTTTTTTACGTTTGAAAATGCAACCGACAAAATAATAAGCAAAGGAGCGGAAACTAATATCAAGTTTACATACAAAGATTTTAGATGGTTTATAAACTACGCACTCATTGACACAAAACTGAACTATTTGGCAGGAAATCCGCAAAAACCACTCACAGCAAAATACAACGCAGGTAGCATTTTGATGTACGAATCTGATAAATGGCGAATAGGTTATGAAACTTTTTACACAGGAAAGCAGTTTTTGTCTAACGGCACAGAAACGACGGATTTTGTTACAATGGGTTTTGTGGCAATACGAAATTTCAAATGGGGAACAACCTTTGTAAATTTTGAAAACTTTACAGACAGAAGACAAAGTAGGTTTTCACCTTTGGTTTTACCACCACACGACAATCCCGTTTTTCCCGAAATATATGCACCAACGGATGGCTTTATTTTTAGTATAGGAGTAATTATCAAACCTTTTGGTAACGAAGACAATGATTAA
- a CDS encoding Fur family transcriptional regulator, which yields MQTEEEILEIKKVKNTAVRTVVLRHLLSQEKAQSLKDIENALAYTDRSSIFRTLKTFEENKVIHSIEDGSGMTKYAICAEGCNCDPKDLHYHFYCTNCDKTFCLFDVPIPKIQLPKNFKLQQANMVVKGLCDNCNK from the coding sequence ATGCAAACTGAAGAAGAAATACTAGAAATAAAAAAGGTAAAAAATACCGCAGTCCGAACTGTGGTTTTACGCCATCTATTAAGCCAAGAAAAAGCCCAATCACTAAAAGATATTGAAAACGCATTAGCTTATACAGACAGGAGTTCTATTTTTAGAACATTAAAAACCTTTGAGGAAAACAAAGTCATCCATAGCATTGAAGATGGCTCTGGAATGACCAAATATGCTATTTGCGCCGAAGGCTGTAACTGTGACCCAAAGGATTTGCACTACCATTTTTATTGTACAAACTGCGATAAAACATTCTGCCTTTTTGATGTTCCAATTCCCAAAATTCAACTTCCTAAAAACTTCAAACTACAACAGGCAAATATGGTCGTAAAAGGTTTATGCGATAATTGCAACAAATAA
- a CDS encoding helix-turn-helix domain-containing protein yields the protein MSEIIYIKNMVCPRCTSAVSNILQELAIPYGSIKLGEVELTTPLSEETKSIFSKALQDSGFSLINDRKSQLIEQMKTLVVDKIYHSTDELNIKWADYLSEKLHLDYKYLSSLFSSVESITFEQYIINQKIERTKELIVYDELTLSEIAHILNYSSVAYLSNQFKKITGMTPTQFKKSVNKNRKSLDDI from the coding sequence ATGAGCGAGATTATCTACATAAAAAATATGGTTTGTCCAAGATGTACCTCGGCAGTATCCAACATTTTACAAGAACTGGCTATTCCATATGGCTCAATTAAATTAGGAGAGGTTGAATTAACAACGCCTTTAAGTGAGGAAACTAAAAGCATTTTTTCTAAAGCACTTCAAGATTCTGGCTTCAGCTTAATTAATGATCGTAAAAGTCAACTTATTGAACAAATGAAAACTTTGGTTGTAGATAAAATCTATCACTCAACTGATGAGCTAAATATAAAGTGGGCAGACTATTTAAGTGAAAAATTACATCTTGATTATAAATATTTAAGTTCCCTATTCTCGTCGGTAGAAAGTATCACATTCGAGCAGTACATCATAAACCAGAAAATTGAACGCACTAAAGAACTCATAGTTTACGATGAGTTAACCTTAAGTGAAATAGCTCATATCTTGAACTATAGTAGTGTCGCCTATTTAAGCAATCAGTTTAAAAAGATAACAGGAATGACACCCACACAGTTTAAAAAATCTGTGAATAAAAACCGAAAATCTTTGGATGATATCTAA
- a CDS encoding GNAT family N-acetyltransferase, with protein MTKVKTILDRSIIAFKLLSKGNAIIVFENLLTRFYSDKVSIGFQRISTKEFNSPKSKIKVSIRLFEKSDFGTLNESYRHKRLINENIKHCYSAIDNEDNVCYRQWLIGFKENDKIKNYFGELFPRLNNGEALVEGVFTNPDYRGFGIMPFAMSEIAELGFRIGYKKIIVFVDRENIPSLKGCIRSGFEPYIIMRKKWRFGIRKVVFEELSNEVKEYINTFSKNNLIEDESF; from the coding sequence ATGACAAAAGTTAAAACTATTTTAGATCGTTCAATAATTGCCTTCAAATTATTATCGAAAGGTAATGCCATTATTGTTTTTGAAAACCTTTTAACGCGCTTTTATTCTGATAAAGTATCCATAGGTTTTCAAAGAATTAGCACTAAAGAATTCAATAGTCCAAAATCTAAGATTAAGGTATCAATTCGTTTATTTGAAAAATCAGATTTTGGTACACTAAATGAGTCTTATAGACATAAAAGGTTAATCAATGAAAATATAAAACATTGCTATTCAGCAATTGATAATGAAGATAATGTTTGTTATAGACAATGGTTAATAGGGTTTAAAGAGAATGATAAAATCAAGAACTATTTTGGTGAATTATTCCCTAGGTTGAATAATGGCGAGGCCTTAGTTGAAGGCGTCTTTACTAATCCAGATTACAGGGGATTTGGTATAATGCCATTTGCGATGTCTGAGATTGCAGAATTAGGGTTTAGGATAGGGTATAAAAAGATAATAGTATTTGTCGATAGAGAAAACATCCCATCATTGAAAGGGTGCATTCGTTCTGGTTTCGAACCTTATATCATTATGAGGAAAAAGTGGAGATTCGGTATAAGAAAAGTTGTATTTGAAGAACTTTCAAATGAAGTCAAGGAGTACATTAATACTTTTTCAAAAAATAATCTCATAGAAGATGAATCTTTCTAA